In one window of Prevotella fusca JCM 17724 DNA:
- a CDS encoding glycogen/starch synthase, giving the protein MLFPDYIFETSWEVCNKVGGIYTVLSTRAKTLQDKMKDHVIFLGPDCWQDTPSPYFKEDKTLFAAWQQKAASEGLSVKVGRWDIPGEPIAMLVGFQSFFEKKSELFGKLWEYYRVDSLHAYGDYDESAMFAYATALVVESFYKFYLSEKDKVVFHANEWQTGFAALVLQHRQPQIASIFTTHATCIGRSIAGNNKPLYEYLWVYNGDQMASELNMESKHSIEKQTAHHVDCFTTVSDITATECKELLDKPVDVVLPNGFENDFVPKGATFTKKRKAARKRLLDVASALTGDDIQDDALIVSTSGRYEFRNKGIDVFIESMNRLRFDENLKKQVVAFIEVPGWVAGARQDLVERLNSGKQFDTPLEKPVLTHWLNNMDNDHVLNMLKSVGMNNAKEDRVKVILLPCYLTGDDGIMNMSYYDLVLGNDLCVYPSYYEPWGYTPLEAVAFKVPCITTDLAGFGLWANTEKGKYSEIEDGVKVLHRTDYNYSEVAEGIKDTVARYSSFTKAEVNKCRSNAEKLSRKALWSEFIMYYEQAYNIALEKAAARNN; this is encoded by the coding sequence ATGTTGTTTCCGGATTATATTTTTGAGACCAGCTGGGAAGTATGCAATAAGGTCGGAGGAATTTATACAGTACTTTCCACTCGCGCAAAGACGTTACAGGACAAGATGAAGGATCATGTTATCTTCCTTGGTCCTGACTGCTGGCAAGACACACCGTCCCCTTACTTCAAGGAGGATAAGACGCTGTTTGCAGCCTGGCAGCAGAAAGCTGCATCCGAGGGTCTGTCTGTAAAGGTAGGTCGTTGGGATATTCCTGGTGAACCGATAGCCATGCTTGTTGGTTTCCAGTCATTTTTTGAAAAGAAGAGTGAGTTGTTTGGTAAGCTCTGGGAGTATTATCGTGTTGATAGTCTTCATGCTTACGGCGATTATGACGAATCAGCAATGTTCGCTTATGCTACGGCACTTGTCGTAGAGAGTTTCTATAAATTCTATCTCAGTGAGAAAGATAAGGTTGTCTTCCATGCAAACGAATGGCAGACAGGCTTTGCTGCGCTCGTACTGCAGCACCGTCAGCCACAGATAGCTTCCATCTTCACGACCCATGCAACCTGTATCGGTCGCAGTATAGCGGGTAATAACAAGCCGCTGTACGAATATCTCTGGGTATATAACGGTGACCAGATGGCTTCTGAACTGAATATGGAGAGCAAGCACTCTATCGAGAAACAGACAGCCCACCACGTTGACTGCTTCACGACAGTGAGCGATATTACGGCAACAGAGTGCAAGGAATTGCTTGACAAGCCGGTGGATGTAGTTCTTCCCAACGGTTTTGAGAATGACTTTGTACCAAAGGGTGCAACCTTCACAAAGAAGCGTAAGGCAGCACGTAAGCGTCTGCTCGATGTAGCCAGTGCGCTCACTGGTGATGATATACAGGATGATGCGTTGATTGTATCAACCAGCGGACGTTATGAATTCCGCAATAAAGGTATCGATGTGTTCATCGAGTCAATGAACCGATTGCGTTTTGATGAGAACCTGAAGAAGCAGGTCGTTGCCTTCATCGAGGTTCCGGGCTGGGTGGCAGGTGCGCGTCAGGACCTTGTTGAGCGTCTCAATAGCGGCAAGCAGTTTGATACACCGTTGGAGAAGCCAGTGCTTACACATTGGCTCAACAATATGGACAATGACCATGTACTGAATATGCTCAAGTCTGTCGGTATGAACAATGCGAAGGAAGACAGGGTAAAGGTCATCCTCCTGCCTTGCTATCTGACAGGGGATGACGGTATCATGAACATGAGCTATTATGACCTCGTACTGGGCAATGACCTCTGCGTCTATCCGTCTTACTATGAGCCATGGGGCTATACGCCGTTGGAGGCAGTAGCGTTCAAGGTTCCCTGCATCACCACTGACCTTGCCGGCTTCGGCTTGTGGGCAAATACAGAGAAGGGAAAGTATAGCGAGATAGAAGATGGTGTGAAGGTTCTGCACCGTACAGATTATAATTATTCAGAGGTAGCCGAAGGTATTAAGGATACCGTAGCCCGTTACTCTTCCTTTACGAAAGCGGAGGTGAACAAATGCCGTTCAAATGCTGAGAAGCTCTCCCGTAAAGCCCTTTGGAGTGAGTTTATCATGTATTATGAGCAGGCTTACAACATAGCATTAGAGAAAGCAGCCGCACGAAACAATTGA
- the glgP gene encoding alpha-glucan family phosphorylase, with protein MKIKSDYSNEPQWKEVTVKSTLPTELACLDEIAHNMWWAWNYEARNMFKAIDEVLYEEVGHNPVQLLERLSYDRKEAIVKDKKLMKQVSDVYKKFRAYMDVKPNTKRASVAYFCMEFGLNQALKIYSGGLGMLAGDYLKEASDSNVDLCAVGFLYRFGYFTQSLSMDGQQIAKYDSQNFNSLPIERELDENGNQVVVDVPYRNYQVHALVWRVNVGRIKLYLLDTDNDMNSEYDRPITHSLYGGDWENRLKQEILLGIGGMLTLNKLGIKKDIYHCNEGHAALCNLQRLCDYIDGGLTFNQAIELVRASSLYTVHTPVPAGHDYFDEELFGKYMGDYPAKLGISWDEFIGMGRTNPDDHGERFCMSTFACNTCQEINGVSKLHGWVSQKMFAPLWKGYFPEENAVGYVTNGVHLPTWTATEWRKLYDKYFDKSFMGDQSNESIWHAIYNVPDAEIWETRMALKQKLIKYIRDKFTKQWLRNQGDPAKVVSILERINPNALMIGFCRRFATYKRAHLLFTDLERLEKIVNNPERPVLFFFSGKAHPADGAGQGLIKRIFEISRMPQFLGKIIFLEDYDMQLARRLVSGVDIWMNTPTRPLEASGTSGEKAEMNGVVNLSVLDGWWVEGYREGAGWALPEKRTYQNQGYQDQLDAATIYSLLENEIAPLYFNKDKKKGYSEDWVKVVKNSIATIAPHYTMKRQLDDYYDKFYESQAKRSHKLVANDNKLAKEIALWKESVAERWDSICVVSKNEEALQDLSTGHEVKVTYTIDEQGLNDAVGLELVFLKNAPVHDINIHKVIPFKMVKSEGNHYTFEAAFDATEAGAYKCAVRMYPKNNLLPHRQDFAYVKWIG; from the coding sequence ATGAAAATTAAATCAGATTATTCCAACGAACCTCAGTGGAAAGAGGTAACTGTAAAGTCAACTCTGCCAACGGAACTGGCATGTCTTGATGAGATTGCTCACAATATGTGGTGGGCGTGGAATTACGAAGCACGCAACATGTTTAAAGCTATTGACGAGGTACTCTATGAAGAGGTTGGACATAATCCAGTCCAGCTCCTTGAGCGTCTTAGCTACGACCGTAAGGAAGCTATCGTAAAGGACAAGAAACTGATGAAGCAGGTAAGTGATGTTTACAAGAAGTTCCGTGCTTATATGGACGTTAAGCCAAATACCAAGCGCGCTTCTGTTGCTTACTTCTGTATGGAGTTCGGTCTGAACCAGGCATTGAAGATTTACTCAGGTGGTCTTGGTATGCTCGCTGGTGACTACCTCAAGGAGGCTTCCGACTCAAATGTAGACCTCTGCGCTGTAGGTTTCCTCTACCGTTTTGGCTACTTCACACAGAGCCTTTCAATGGATGGTCAGCAGATTGCAAAATACGATTCACAGAACTTCAACTCTCTGCCTATTGAGCGTGAGCTTGATGAGAACGGTAACCAGGTTGTTGTTGACGTGCCTTACCGCAACTATCAGGTACATGCACTTGTATGGCGTGTGAACGTTGGACGTATCAAACTTTACCTGCTCGATACCGACAATGATATGAACTCAGAGTATGACCGCCCTATCACCCACTCTCTCTATGGTGGTGACTGGGAGAACCGTCTGAAGCAGGAGATTCTGCTTGGTATCGGTGGTATGCTCACATTGAACAAGCTAGGTATCAAGAAGGATATCTATCACTGTAATGAAGGTCACGCAGCACTCTGCAACCTCCAGCGTCTTTGCGACTACATTGATGGTGGTTTGACATTCAACCAGGCTATTGAGCTTGTACGTGCTTCTTCACTCTACACCGTTCACACCCCTGTACCAGCAGGTCACGACTACTTCGATGAGGAACTCTTCGGCAAGTATATGGGTGATTATCCTGCAAAGCTCGGTATCTCTTGGGACGAGTTCATCGGTATGGGTCGCACCAATCCGGATGATCACGGCGAGCGTTTCTGTATGAGTACCTTCGCTTGTAACACCTGTCAGGAGATCAATGGTGTGTCAAAACTTCATGGTTGGGTAAGCCAGAAGATGTTTGCACCATTGTGGAAGGGCTATTTCCCAGAGGAGAACGCAGTAGGCTACGTTACCAATGGTGTACACCTCCCAACATGGACAGCAACAGAGTGGCGCAAACTTTACGACAAGTACTTCGATAAGAGCTTTATGGGCGACCAGAGCAACGAGTCTATCTGGCACGCAATCTATAATGTTCCAGATGCAGAAATCTGGGAAACACGTATGGCATTGAAGCAGAAGCTTATCAAGTACATCCGCGATAAGTTCACTAAGCAGTGGCTCCGCAACCAGGGTGACCCAGCTAAGGTGGTTTCTATCCTTGAGCGCATCAACCCTAATGCATTGATGATTGGTTTCTGCCGTCGTTTTGCTACATACAAGCGTGCACACCTCCTCTTTACCGACCTTGAGCGTTTGGAGAAGATTGTAAACAACCCGGAGCGTCCGGTTCTGTTCTTCTTCTCCGGTAAGGCTCACCCAGCAGATGGCGCAGGTCAGGGACTTATCAAGCGTATCTTCGAGATTTCACGTATGCCACAGTTCCTTGGTAAGATTATCTTCCTTGAGGACTACGATATGCAGTTGGCTCGTCGTCTCGTTTCAGGTGTTGACATCTGGATGAATACACCGACCCGTCCACTCGAGGCAAGTGGTACATCTGGTGAGAAGGCTGAGATGAACGGTGTCGTAAACCTCTCAGTACTCGATGGCTGGTGGGTAGAAGGCTACCGTGAGGGTGCCGGATGGGCATTGCCAGAGAAGCGCACCTATCAGAACCAGGGCTATCAGGACCAGCTCGATGCAGCAACGATCTACAGTCTGCTTGAGAACGAGATTGCACCTCTCTACTTCAACAAGGACAAGAAGAAGGGCTACTCAGAGGACTGGGTGAAGGTTGTGAAGAACTCTATCGCAACTATCGCTCCTCACTATACGATGAAGCGTCAGCTTGACGACTACTATGACAAGTTCTATGAGAGTCAGGCTAAGCGTTCTCATAAGCTGGTAGCTAATGACAACAAACTTGCCAAGGAGATTGCTCTCTGGAAGGAGTCAGTAGCTGAGCGTTGGGACAGCATCTGCGTTGTTTCAAAGAACGAGGAGGCGTTGCAGGACCTCTCTACCGGTCACGAGGTGAAGGTTACTTACACCATCGATGAGCAGGGATTGAATGATGCCGTAGGCCTTGAGCTTGTATTCTTGAAGAATGCGCCTGTTCATGACATAAACATTCACAAGGTTATTCCGTTCAAGATGGTCAAGAGCGAGGGTAACCACTACACCTTCGAGGCTGCTTTCGATGCAACAGAAGCTGGTGCTTACAAGTGTGCTGTCCGTATGTATCCTAAGAACAACCTCCTGCCTCACCGTCAGGACTTCGCTTACGTGAAGTGGATTGGATAA